The genomic DNA CCATGACTTCTGTCTCAGCTTACTTTGCAGTGTTTTTAATGACCTGagtgaaagatttaaaaaaaaaaagacacataagACAACATCTGCCTCTGCAAGGTAGCAGTTAAAAACCAAAGTCATAAATCATAAATCACTACATCTTGGTGTAGCATCTCTTTCAGTTCGTTAGATACAACCTGAAAAGCTATATTCTATTTCTAAGATTATATTAACTGATCTAAAGATTCTATTTTATATTGATCATTGGCACAGCTTTTTTCCAAAATATACATTCATGGAAACTACTATTAACTACACAAAACAAgatgataaaaagaaaactaatATAATAAGCCTACtatacatttttaatggaaACTTGTGGGTAAAGGTAAGCGTACAcacaaaatcaacaaaataaaaatacttgaAAATTTGCCAAACTTAATCCCTTTTTAATCACGGGGTGGACACTCAATTTACAAAATTCATCATAAACCAGAACGGGACTAGATAAATGACCTTCATGTCCTTCAAATATTGAGTTTGAAGCTATTGTTGTTGTGGCAACAGAGTATTAAGCCCTGGGCATAATAGCGATTGGTGACAGAAATATCAATAGGCAAACAGGGAAGTAGGTTAACGCTTTTAAGCAAATAAAATATGAAGAACACACGTCCCTTGTTAAGCAGTTGAATTAATAAAGGATTAACAGTGAAGCAAAGtcgataaaaaaaaacccaactctaTTCTTGTAATTTACGAATTTGTTAAAACTATGGTAAATATTTAAGGTTTTATATCTCTAAGCCTGAACCAAGATATATGAAAGAGTACAGCAGTACGATAATCCTTTAACAGCAGCAAATGTATCGCAATAGTCAAAAACGACTGCGTTTCTTACCTCCTTTAATGCCAACGCGGGGTTTCGCCTTTCATTTAAATCATCGATAACATTTTAGCTAAGTGCAGAGCGACGCCATATTTGTTTATAGTCCAGCGCATAAAACATTCCGGCTAGAAAcatatttcatcttttttcGACCGCTCCCATTAATCGGAACGTTAACAAcgtagaaaaaacaaaaaacaaaaaacacaacccTAAAATCGAGTACATTAAAAAAtaacgatttttttttttttttgtacattatATGTCCAAAATGCTATTAAgctgatgaaaataaaatggGGCACATTACTGGGCATTGACGCTATAAAAACAACAGTATAAGAAACTCAATCAATATACACTATTAGTGCAATAATAACCCAATATAGACCCCCCAAAATAAGAACAAGCATAAGAACAAGAATAATAAGAATCCTCACCACTGGTTGTGTGCTTCTTTCGCAGAAATTAGGTGGTGGCTCAACTGTAGATTGTTTTTATCTCATCCAGTAGTGACATGGCAAGAAAAGAGCGGGGTGAAAATGCACTCAAGTAATCACGATAAATATCAGGGATACAATGCATCTTGTCGTCCTCAAGGAAGACTTGAAATTTACTAACTTACTTTAataatttaagattttaaatgagCACTGTCGTGATCTCAGTAAAGATTATTTTAGTACAAACATAATTAGCAATGGGGACATGGCTCCTGATTTCTATCGTGACCCCGAAAGgaataaagcggttaagaagatgagaatAAGAATAATTATCAATGACATGCTATAAGATCTCCATATGCAATATCAATAAAGCGATATACTTTTTGAAGTTAAaaactacattacccagcagCGCTCGAAAGCATGTGACGCTTTTTGAGTACGCCGGATGTTAACGTACACATGTTGAACATGGAATGCCTAAAGCGGTACCGCTATTTAGACGATAAATACGGAAACAAATGTGCTATTTTACGAAATTTTCAAGAGTCCTTTTTCGCTATGAATCGTATGGTGTCGTTTCCCTGGACTGTAAGCAAATGCGATTTAAAGTCTGTAGCGAATATGTAATGACACATGTTGTCAAGATGTAAACTAACGTTATGTATAATTATTATGATTATGAGAAATTAAAATAGAAAGTGTATGTATTTTATGGGCTTGTTTTTAtaaatgttgctttaaaaaattacatttgtggaatttaatttaatttaaggATGATGTATTTTTCAGTCCGTAGAAAAACACCTTGAATGCAACAAATCATCAGACCTCGTTTCGGAGATCTTGAAATGCGTAAGTTAACACGAACGCAAGCTCACTTTGTCATCCTCTAACACATCCCTGAATCGAAAGAAATGATGATTGTTGCATCTTTCCCCCTTCTGTCAGACATGTTTTCACTCTCTGTGCCAGAAGTTTCCACCCTCGGTCCAGTTCAGGAGGATGTTCCTCACTGAGCTCATCAGAAGGGTTGGTGGTTTTTACTTGGCCAAAGGTGCTACTATATATGGCACTATAGTATTCCTTAATTGCTTACAAGATAGTCCCAAAGGGTCTTGGTCAGCATGTCGTCATTAAATGCTAACTGTGGGAAGGGTTTTACTGCAAACTCATAATCAAGCTGTTCCTCTTCACGTTTGTGTGTCTCTACAgctggaggctgcaggctgTGATCCTCTGGACGAGCTGTATGACGCTCTGGCTGAAGTGGTTGGAACAGAAGACACAACTCAGTGTTACAAGAGTTATTTACTGGTACTTATTGATTTTGATTCTGCATACTCAGAGATTTCTCTGTGGAACTACTCTGTGTGTATATAAGTGACAGAGTTACATAGAGGAAATGAGTCCCACCAGTACTTGAGTGTAACCCCGATCAGACTGACATAAAACTGGAGCTTTTGTTCTGCAGCCCAGTGGTGATGCTGTTAGCTTGTTGGAAAATGTCGCGTTGATATCAGTTGGGACCACTGGCCTTGTGACCTGGGAGGCGGCTCTTTACTTGGCAGAGTGGGCTTTGGATCACCAAGAGATCTTCACAAACAGGTCTGCCTCTACTTGGAGGATTAGCACTttattcctttctctctcttaaACACAAGTTagccccccgccccctctcctTTGTGGTTGCAGGACAGTTCTGGAGCTGGGCAGTGGCTTAGGACTGACTGGCATCACAGTCTGTCGCTACTGCCGTCCAAGCAGATACATCTTCAGTGACTGTCACCCTGGTGTCCTGCAGAGGCTGAGGACCAACATCAAGCTGAATGGACTGATGGAGGAGACGCCTTCACTGGTCAGTGTGGAGGAGTTAGACTGGATGGCGGTGACTGAGGAGCAGATAAAGCAGATAGAGGCCGACGTCATCATTGCCGCAGGTCTGACTTATTACATTCTCAGTTGATGTGAAGGAGCCATGAAACAAATAAGgagaaaacatatttatttctttgtccTTGCAGATGCTTATTTTACACCATGCATTGAATCTGATAGAGATTACAAATCTAAAGTAAAAGCATGAATCATCAGAAAGATAAGTTAATGTCACTATATTGTAGAACTGTTGAGACTTTAAAGAATGTAGATAAATTAATTTTACATGGAGTAATCAATAAGAGCAGGAATCATAAATACTTGTGTCTTCTACAGAGCagtttgctttgctttttgtGACTTTCGCCCTCATGAGCTAATGTAGCTAAAAAGTCTAAGTGTCTTCTAAGATTAGTTTAAAACTTTTAATAATAATTCATTGTTGCAGATGTGGTTTATGATCCCGACATAGTCCCTAGTTTGATGAAGCTGCTATCAAACCTCCTGAGATGTTCCGCTCCTCAGGTCATCATCTGCTCCGCTGTCAGGAAGCAGGAGACATACGGCGGCTTCAAGCAGCAGCTCGGTATTTTGATTTAAACTCTGTTGCACTTGTGTTGCTAAATACGAGTCCATGTTTTAACTGTCCTGACTTGATGTTTTGATTGTGACAGAAAAGGCAGGAATCCAACATCATGTGATCACAGGAGCCGTCAGACATGTGTTCCCGTACCACCGGGCCTCCATTATAGAAATGATTCAACTGCACACCAAAGTTGTACAATAAAGATGTATTTACAAATATCAAGGTGTCCTTTGTACATTCACGatctcgtaaaaaaaaaaaaacctttggcAATGAAAAGTCAAATTAGAGGAGATGGTCTAGAGAAGGAGCCACCATGTGTGTCAGGGAGCAGCGATCAGAGGCAGAACCGTC from Takifugu rubripes chromosome 5, fTakRub1.2, whole genome shotgun sequence includes the following:
- the eef2kmt gene encoding protein-lysine N-methyltransferase EEF2KMT isoform X1; the encoded protein is MLNMECLKRYRYLDDKYGNKCAILRNFQESFFAMNRMVSFPWTSVEKHLECNKSSDLVSEILKCTCFHSLCQKFPPSVQFRRMFLTELIRRLEAAGCDPLDELYDALAEVVGTEDTTQCYKSYLLPSGDAVSLLENVALISVGTTGLVTWEAALYLAEWALDHQEIFTNRTVLELGSGLGLTGITVCRYCRPSRYIFSDCHPGVLQRLRTNIKLNGLMEETPSLVSVEELDWMAVTEEQIKQIEADVIIAADVVYDPDIVPSLMKLLSNLLRCSAPQVIICSAVRKQETYGGFKQQLEKAGIQHHVITGAVRHVFPYHRASIIEMIQLHTKVVQ
- the eef2kmt gene encoding protein-lysine N-methyltransferase EEF2KMT isoform X2 is translated as MLNMECLKRYRYLDDKYGNKCAILRNFQESFFAMNRMVSFPWTSVEKHLECNKSSDLVSEILKCTCFHSLCQKFPPSVQFRRMFLTELIRRLEAAGCDPLDELYDALAEVVGTEDTTQCYKSYLLPSGDAVSLLENVALISVGTTGLVTWEAALYLAEWALDHQEIFTNRTVLELGSGLGLTGITVCRYCRPSRYIFSDCHPGVLQRLRTNIKLNGLMEETPSLVSVEELDWMAVTEEQIKQIEADVIIAADAYFTPCIESDRDYKSKVKA